In bacterium, the genomic window TCCGCGCCGCCGAGGTCGTGGCAAAGAGCCGTGCAACCGTGCTTCTGCGCGGCGAGTCGGGCACCGGCAAGGAACTGGTCGCCAAGGCGGTCCACCACCTCAGCCCGCGGGGTGGAGGCCCGTACGTGCGCTTCAACTGCGCCGCGGTGCCCGAGGGGCTCCTCGAGAGCGAGCTGTTCGGCCACGAGAAGGGTGCTTTCACGGGGGCGATCGGGGCGAAGAAGGGGCGCTTTGAGCTTGCCGACGGCGGCACGATCTTCCTCGACGAGATCGGGGACCTGCCGCTGCCGCTCCAGCCGAAGATCCTGCGGGTGCTCCAGGAGCAGGAGTTCGAGCGCCTCGGCAGCGAGCGCACGGTGCGCGTGGATGTGCGCGTCATCGCCGCGACGAGCCGGGACCTCGAGCGGCTGCTCGCGGCCGGCCAGTTCCGCGAGGACCTGTACTACCGTCTCAACGTGGTGCCGATCTTCATCCCGCCGCTGCGCGAGCGGCGCGAGGACGTGCCGGCGCTCGTCGACCACTTCGCGCGGCGCTTCGGCGAGGAGGCCGGGCGCGCCGTCCGCTTCACGCCGGCGGCGGTCGCCGCCCTCGCCGCGCACGAGTGGCCGGGCAACGTCCGCGAGCTGGAGAACACGATCGAACGAACGGTCGTGCTCTCGGCTCGCTCCCTGATCGACGCGGCCGATCTCAAGCTGCTCGCCACCGGGGCGCCCGCCGCGACGGCCACCACCACCGGGGGGGACGCAGGGCTGCCGGGGACCGTCCACGACATCGAGCTGCGCATGCTGCGCGAAGCGCTTGAAGCCACCCGCTGGCGCCAGGCGGCGGCCGCGCGCCGCCTCGGGATCACACCGCGGCAGATCGGCTACCGCATCCGCAAGTACGGTTTGCTGGGGCCCTCGTAACCACGCACGACTTTGTCCGCCCGCGACACGATTGTCGCACCTGCGCTTCGTTCGCAGCCCTGGTGCCGGCGGCAGACTGTGCTGTTTTCACAGAGCTTTTCCTGTCCGCCGATCCCTGGCACGCCCGTTGCTGTTACTCCGGACACGGGCCGGACATCAACCCCCGGCCGGGGAGGACACAACGATGAGACAGGTTGCGATCTACGGCAAGGGCGGCATCGGCAAGTCGACGACGACGCAGAACCTCGTGGCAGGGCTGGCGGAGGCGGGCAAGAAGGTCATGATCGTCGGCTGCGACCCGAAGGCGGACTCGACGCGCTTGATGCTCCACGCGAAGGCGCAGACGACGGTCATGGACCTGGCGCGCGAGCGCGGCAGCGTCGAGGACCTCGCGCTCGAGGACGTGCTCGCCCTCGGCTACCGGGGCGTCAAGTGCACCGAGAGCGGCGGCCCCGAGCCGGGCGTCGGCTGCGCGGGCCGCGGGGTCATCACGGCGATCAACTTCCTTGAGGAAAACGGGGCCTACACCGACGACCTGGACTTCGTCTTCTACGACGTGCTCGGCGACGTCGTGTGCGGCGGCTTCGCGATGCCGATCCGCGAAAAGAAGGCCCAGGAGATCTACATCGTGACCTCGGGCGAGATGATGGCGATGTACGCGGCGAACAACATCTGCAAGGGGATCGTCAAGTACGCGATGAGCGGCGGCGTGCGCCTCGGCGGCCTCATCTGCAACTCGCGCAAGGTCGACCAGGAGCTGGAGCTGATCACCGAGCTGGCGCGGAGGCTCGGGACGCAGATGATCCATTTCGTGCCGCGCGACAACGTGGTGCAGCGCGCGGAGCTCAAGCGGATGACGGTCATCGAGTACGAGCCGGAGGCGGCGCAGGCGGACGAGTACCGGACGCTGGCGCGCAAGGTCTCGGAGAACCGCAATTTCGTCATTCCGACGCCGCTGACGATGGACGAGCTCGAGGAACTGCTGATCACCTACGGCTTCCTGGAAGCCGAGCAGGCGAAGGCGTCGTGACGCGCCCACGAAGACCCCGTCTGCGGCGTTGGGCGGCGCCCTTCGTCACTGCGGCGTATGAACTATACGCCTCATTCCTCGGGGCTTGCCCGCCTTGCATCCGGGGCCTGCCCGGGCGCGTCACCGGTCGCCCGGCCCATGCCTTCCATGGACGAGGTGGATCACGAAGAGGGGAGATAGGAGCATGACCAGGGCCACGCATACCAAGGAAGCTGTTGTCGAGATCCTCGCCAGGTATCCGGAGAAGACGGCGAAGAAGCGCGCGGGGCACATCGCGGTCAAGGAGGCGCCCGCCGGTGAGGACGGCGGTGCCTGCTCGACCTGTGCGGTCAAGTCGAACGCCAAGTCCATCCCCGGCGTCATGACCGCGCGCGGCTGCGCGTACGCCGGCTCCAAGGGCGTCGTCTGGGGGCCGATCCGCGACATGGTCCACCTTTCGCACGGACCGGTCGGCTGCGGCTACTACTCCTGGAGCACGCGGCGCAACCTCGCGCAGGGGAAGCCCGGGGTGGACAACTTCGTCCCATTCCAGTTCACCTCCGACTATCAGGAGCGGGACATCGTCTACGGCGGCGCGCAGAAGCTCGAGCAGATCGGGCGTGAGGTGCGCCAGCTCTTTCCGCTGGCCAGGGGCCTGTCGATCCAGTCCGAGTGCCCGATCGGGCTCATCGGTGACGACATCGAGGCCGGCGCGAAGAAGATGCAGGCGGAGCTGGGCATCGACGTCGTCCCCGTGCGCTGCGAGGGCTTCCGCGGCGTCTCGCAGTCGCTCGGCCACCACATCGCCAACGACACCATCCGCGACCACGTCCTCGGCAAGGGCACGCTCGCCGATCCCGGCCCCTACGACGTGGCGATCATCGGCGACTACAACATCGGCGGCGACGCCTGGGCGAGCCGGAAGATCCTTGAGGAGATGGGCCTGCGCGTGGTGACGATGTGGTCGGGCGACGGCGAGCTCGAAACGATGAAGGTCACGCACCTGGCGAAGCTCACTCTCATCCACTGCTACCGCTCGATGAACTACATCGCGCGGCACATGGAGGAGGCCTACGGCATCCCCTGGATGGAGTACAACTTCTTCGGCCCGACGAAGATCGAGGCCAGCCTGCGGGCGATCGCGAGGCGTTTCGACGAGACGATCCAGACGAAGGCCGAGGAGGTCATCGCCAGGCACCGGCCGGCGATGGACGCCGTGATCGCCAAGTATCGCCCGCGCCTGGATGGCAAGACCGTGATGCTCTACGTTGGGGGCCTGCGCCCGCGGCACGTCATCGGCGCCTACGAGGATCTCGGGATGCAGGTCGTCGGTACCGGCTACGAGTTCGCCCACGCCGACGACTATCAGCGCACCTTCTCGCAGGTCAAGGATGGAACGGTCATCTACGACGACGTCACCGCCTATGAGCTCGAGGAGCTGGTCAAGCACCTGCGCCCCGACCTCGTCGGCTCGGGCATCAAGGAGAAGTACGTCTTCCAGAAGATGGGCGTCCCCTTCCGGCAGATGCACTCCTGGGACTACTCCGGCCCCTACCACGGCTACGAGGGCTTCCCGATCTTCGCACGCGACATGGACATGGCGGTCAATTCCCCGACCTGGAAGCTGGTGAAGGACCCCTTCGCGGCGTAGGACACTCCCTCCCCTGCGCCTCGAAAGCCCTCCCCCGGCGTGCCAGCCGCCGGGGGAGGGCGATGTGTTCTCACCGTTGTTCCCGGCGCTGTGCGCCCTTCATTCCCTCGCGCCCGCCGGCGACGTCCCGCCCGATTCAGGGTCATGCGCTGGCGAAGCGTGACACAATTGTCAGGCACCAACAGGGATGTCACACGCCGTTTCCTGCCGGGGAGAGCGTGCCGACGACCTAACTATGCCGCCGACAAGTGTTTCCCGCATTCTGAAACATTGGCACGCGCCGTGCAATTCCTTCGGACGACGGGACGGAATCCCGGGGAGGACGAACGAGATGGCCACCGCCGAGCAGACCGCCGCAACCGCGGCGTGGATCGACACGGTCGAGTACAAGGAGCTGAACTTCGCGCGCCAGGCGCTGGTCATCAACCCGACGAAGGCCTGCCAGCCGCTCGGCGCGTTCTTCGCCGCCGCGGGCTTCGAGCGCACGCTCCCCTACGAGCACGGCTCGCAGGGATGCACCGCGTACTTCCGCAACAACCTCTCGCGCCACTTCCGCGAACCGTTCCCCGCCGTCTCGGACTCGATGACCGAGGACGCGGCCGTCTTCGGCGGGCGCGCCAACATGATCGAGGGGCTGAAGAACGCCCACGACCTCTACCGCCCCGGCATGATCGCGATGTGCACCTCCTGCATGTCGGAGGTCATCGGCGATGACCTCAAGGCCTTCATCGACGGCGCGCGCGAGGCCGGCTCGATCCCGAAGGACTTTCCCGTCGCGGCGGCACATACGCCGAGCTTCGCCGGCTCGCACCTGACGGGCTACGACGCGATGCTGCTCGCGATCGTTGAGACACTCGCCGCCGGCCGTCACCGCCCCGAGGCGCGCACCGCGAAGGTGAACCTCATCCCCGGCTTCGACGCCCACGTGGAAAACATCCGCGAGTTGCGCCGCTACGCCGCGCTCATGGGGGCCGACGTCACGGTGCTCGCCGACAACAGCGAGACCTTCGACTCGCCGCTCACGGGCCGCTACGAGCTCTACCACGGGGGCACGACCCTCGAAGAGGCGGCGGAGTCGGTGAACGCCGCCGGGACGATCTCGCTCCAGGCCTACACCACGACCAAGACCATGGCGGCTTTCAAAGCCAAGTACGGGCAGAAGACGCGGGCCTTCAACTATCCGCTCGGGATCGGAGGCTTCGACGCCTTCCTCGCCGAGCTGTCGGCGATGACCGGCCTGCCGGTCCCCGCGAGCGTCCGAGCCGAGCGCGGCCGCGCCGTGGATGCCGCCACCGACGCGCACCCCTATTTCCACGGGCGGCGGCTGTCGCTCTTCGGCGACCCGGACCTCATGCTCGGCCTGACCGGCTTCCTCCTGGAGATGGGCGCCGAGCCGGTGCACATCGTCTCGACGAACGGGACATCCAAGTGGAAGAAGGAGATGGAGGCGCTGCTCGCTTCCTCGCCCTACGGCGCGTCCGGGCAGGTGCACCCGGGGCGCGACCTCTGGCACCTGCGCTCGCTGCTGGTGACCGAGCCGGTGGACCTGCTCATCGGCAACTCGCACGGCAAGTACGCGGCGCGCGACGCGAAGATCCCGCTCGTGCGCATCGGCTTCCCCATCGTGGATCGCGTCAACGCCCAGCGCTGCGCGACGCTCGGCTACCGGGGCGCCATCAACCTCATCACCTGGATCGCCAACGCGCTCATCGAGGAGCTCGACCGGACCTCGGACGACGCGCACTTCGAGCTGCTGAGGTAGGACCGTGTCGGCTCAGGTGTCTCGAAGCCCCCTTCATCCCCCTGCGCCACAGGGGGAAAGAGAGGGTGTGCTCGCACGGGCCGTTGCCCACGCCTGCCGGCCCAACCCCCTCGAGGGGGTCTGCCGGCAGCGCGGGGGCGAATCGTGCGCCTACGACGGAGCGATGATCGTCCTCGGGTGCATCGCGGACGCGGCGCATCTCGTCCACGGGCCGATCGCCTGCCTCGGCAACTCCTGGGAGTCGCGCGGCACCGTCACCCGCAGGGGCGAGCTGCACCGGCGCGCCTACACGACCGACCTCGACGAGCTGGACATCGTCTACGGCGCCGCGGACAAGCTGCGCCGGGCGATCCTCGCGGTGGCGGCCGACGCGAGCCCGCGGGCGATCTTCGTCTATGCGACCTGCGTCACGGGCATGACCGGCGAGGACGTCGGCGCCGCGTGCCGCGACGCCGAGGCGCAGCTTGGCCTCCCCGTGATCCCCGTGGAGGCTCCGGGCTTCGTCGGCCCGAAGAACCTCGGCAACCGCCTCGCCGGCGAGGTGCTGCTCGCGCGGGTGATCGGGACAGCCGAGCCCGCCGTCGTCGCACCGCTGGCCGTCAACATCATCGGCGAGTACAACATCGCCGGCGATCTCGACGCGATCGAGCCGCTGCTTGCGCGCGCCGGTCTCGCGGTGCACGCCCGGATCACCGGCAACGCCACCTTCGAGGAGATTCGCCGGGCGCATCGCGCTCGCCTCAACGTGCTCGTCTGCGGCCGCGCGCTCGTGAACGTCGCGCGCGGCATGGAGCGCCGCTGGAACGTGCCGTTCGTGGAGGGGTCGTTCTTCGGGATGACGGAAACCGCCTCCACCCTGCGCGCGATGGCCGCGGCACTTGCCGGTGAGGACTCCGGCCTGCCCGGCCGGGTAGACGCTGTGATCGCCGAGGAAGAGCGCCGCTGCGTCGAGGTCCTCGCGCCGTACGCCGGCCTCGCGGGCAGGCGCGCCGTCCTCTACAGCGGCGGCGTGAAGAGCTGGTCGCTGATCTCGGCGCTGCGCGACCTCGGGATCGAAACCGTCGCGGTCGTGACGAAGAAGGCCACCTTCGAGGACGAGCGGAAGATCCGCGCGCTCCTGGGCCCGGATGTGCCGCCCGTCGAGAACGCCACCCCGGCGCACCTGGGGCGCCTGTGCCGCGAGCGTGGCGCCGACGTGCTCATCGCCGGCGGCCGCAACCAGTACCTCGCGATCAAGGAGGGGCTCCCCTTCGTCGACGTGAACCAGGAGCGGCACGACGCGTACGCCGGCTACGACGGCCTCGTCGCGCTCGCGCGGCGCATCCATCAGGCGATCGAGTTCTTCCGGCGCCAGCGCGAGGGAGCGCCGCCGGCTGCGCCTCGCGTCGCGCCGGCCGTCCGGCGCGATCTGAGCGTCACCCCGCTCAGGCACTCCCCGGCGCTCGGCGCCGCGATGGCGCTCCAGGGGATCGACCGGGCCGCCGTCCTCCACCACGGCGCGCAGGGGTGCACCTTCCTCGCGAAGGTGCTCCTGACAAAGCACTTCCGCGAGCCGATCACGCTCGTCTCGACGAAGGTCTTCGCCGAGGACCTGGTGCTCGGCGGCCCAGACGCGGTCACCCGCACGGTTGGCGATCTTGTAGCGCGCCAGCGCCCCGACCTCGTCGCGGCGCTCACCTCGGGTCTTTCGGAGGTCCGGGGCGACGACCTCGGCCCCGCCCTGCGGCAGGTCGACGCATACGGGGCCGTGGTCCTGCCGGTCTCCACCCCGGATTACGCCGGGGGACTGGAGGAAGGGTACGCTGCGGCAGTCCGGGCCCTGCTCACGCTGGCCGAGCGGGGCCCCGAGTCGCGCCGTCGCGTGAATATCCTCGCCGGGCCGGGCCTGACGCCCGCCGACGCCCGTGAGGTGCGCCGGATCGTCGGCGCCTTCGGGCTCGAAGCCACCATCCTTCCCGACCTCGGCGCGCTCGACGGGAGCCGCGAGGGCTTCTCGCCGCTGACGTCCGGCGGCACCCGACGTGCCGAGGTTCGCGCGATGGGCTCGGCGGCCTGCACGATTGCGCTCGGGGCGTCGTTGGCGCCGGCCGCGGCGGACCTGGCGCGGACCTGCGGCGTGCCCGCCGTTTCCGTCCCCCTGCCGATCGGGCTGGACGCGACCGACCGCTTCGTGGCCGCGCTCTCGGCCCTCTGCGGGCAGGAGGTTCCGGAGCGGCTCCGGCGCGAGAGGCGCGTGCTTGTCGACGGGATGCGGGACGCGATGACCGTCTTCGGAGGGCTGCGCGCGGCGCTCGCCCTGGAGACGGACGCCGCCGTCGCGGTCGCCTCGCTCTTCTCCGAGATGGGCGCGACCGTCACGCAAGCCGTGGTCCCGACCGCGGGGGCCGGGACCTTGGCCATCCGCGCCGCGCGCGTCGACGTCGGCGACTTCGCGGCGCTGCAGCCCGGGGCCGACCTCCTCGTGGCCGGCTCCCACGGCGAGCTGCCGGCGCGCGACATCGGCGCGGCGCACGCCCTCTGGGGCTTCCCCGTGTTCGAGCGCCTCGGCCACTGCCACCGCGTCAACGTCGGGTACCGCGGGACGCTGGCGCTGCTCAACGACCTTGGCAATACGTCGATCCGCGCGTCGGCGCAGATCCGGCAAGACAGCGGAACCTCTCAGAGGAAAAGCCTGGCTCGACCAGGGCGCGGGCGACAAGCCTGCTCCTCTGATCCGCGCTTGCGCGCCGACGTGGACAACACGCGAAAGGAGCGCACACCATGAAGGTTGCCTTTGCGACCACGGACGGCCTGCTCGTGGACGAGCACTTCGGCCGGGCCGGCCGTTTCGCCCTCTACGATTTCCGCGCCGACGGCTACGAGCGGCTCCCCGACATGGTGTTCACCGAGGGACGGGACGCGGCCGTCGAGGCCACGCGCGGCGCCGGCCTGGAGCACGACCGCGCCGTCGAAGCCAAGGTCGAGCGTCTCGGCGACTGCCGTCTCGTCTACCTCACGCAAGTCGGCGGGCCTTCGGCGGCGCGGCTCACCCGGCGCGGCGTCATGCCGGTCAAGGTTCCCGAGCGTACCGTCATCCCCGAGGCCGCCGAGCGCCTCATGGAGCAGATCAGAACGTCGCCACCGCCGTGGCTGCGCCGCGCGCTGGCCGACGAAGAGGCACGCACCGACAACCCGACAGGAGAAGGAGCAGCGCGATGAAGATGATCAGGGCCATCGTCCGACCGGAGAAGGAGCACGACGTCGTGCTCGCCCTCGAGGGGGCGGGCTTTCCCGCCATGACCAAGGCGCACGTCTTCGGGCGCGGCAAGCAGAAGGGACTCCAGGTCGGGCCGGTGCGCTACGACCTGCTCCCGAAGGTGCTGCTCCTGCTCGTGGTCAACGACGGCGACGTCGATACGGTGCTCGGGATCATCACCGACACCACGAAGACCGGCTTCATCGGGGATGGGAAGATCTTCGTCAGCGGCGTCGACCAGGCGGTGACCGTCCGCACCGGAGAAGGGCTGTGAGGGAGCTGCTCGCGGTCATCCGCCAGGAGAAGGTGGGCGAGACGCTGGACGCCCTCTCCGCGGTCGGCGTCGACTCGGTCACCGTCCACACCGTCCATGGCCGGGGCCGGCAGGGCGGGAACATCATGGAGGAGGTGGACCCGCTCATGCGCGGGAACGTCGAGTCGGTCTCGAAGATCTGGAAATTCCCGACGCCCTCGAGCATGGCCGGCGCCTCCACGCTGACCAAGCCCGTCTGCTGGGTGCCGAAGAGCCTGCTGGACATCGTCGTCTCCGAGGTCCCGGTCGAGACAGTTGTCGGGGCCGTCACGCGGGTCAACCGCACCGGCCGACCCGGCGACGGGAAGATCTTCCTGCTGCCGCTCGAGAACGCGGTGCGCATCCGCACCAACGAGCGCGGCGACGCCGCCATCGTGTAGCGAAGGCCGATAGTGGCCCATCTGCGGCGTTGGACTCCTCCCGCCTCCCTGCGGCGGCCACGAGGCCGCCTCAGTCGCCGGGTCGTCGTCCGCCTTGCACCTGGACCATTCTCGGCCTTCGCTCAAGCACAGGCGCGCAGATGAAGCGAACGAAGGAGGATGCCCTGCGGGCGCACCGTGCTCGCGCTGATCGAGAAGCCGTTCGCGGGCGAGGACGAGTATGGCGACGCGATGGGCAACAAGGTGATGTCGGTGGCGGACCGGGGCGACTGCATCGGCTGCGAGGCCTGCGCTCGCGCCTGCGCCAAGCGATGCCACACGCACGCCCCGGCGGCGTGAGGGGGAGCCATGGGCATGACACTGTCGGAAGGAAGCGCCGCAGCGGCGACCGTGACCAAGGACGTGAGCGTCATCGAGTTCCACCCCTGCTTCAATCGCGGGGCGCACACCAAGTACGGGCGGATCCACCTCCCGGTCGCCCCGCGGTGCAACGTGCGCTGCGGTTACTGCGTCAGGAAGTTCGACTGCGTCAACGAGTCGCGCCCCGGCGTCGCCTCCGTCGTGCTCACGCCGGAGGCGGCAATGCAACGGGTGCGGGCCGTCGTCGAGCGCGACGGCCGGCTCTCCGTGGTTGGCGTCGCGGGACCCGGGGACCCGCTGGCGAACGACGAGACGCTGCGCGCCCTGCGCCTCGTTCACGCCGAGTATCCGCAGGTCACGCTCTGCCTCTCGACGAACGGGCTGCTGCTCCCCGAACGGGTCGAAGAGCTGCGCCGTCTCGGGCGGCTGACGCTGACCGTCACGGTCAACGCCGTGCGCCCCGGGACCGCAGCGAGGATCTACCGGTGGGCGCGCCTCGACGGCGTGACGCTCCACGGCATCGACGCCGGCATGCTCATGGTCGAGCGGCAATGGGAGGGGCTCCGACGCGCGGACGAGGCGGGCATCGTCACCAAGCTCAACAGCGTCCTGATCCCCGGGGTCAACGACGCCGAGATCCCCCTGATCGCGCAACGGGCCGCCGGTCTCGGCGTCCACGTCATGAACCTCACGCCGCTCATCCCCCAGGGCGACTTCGCCGGGGTGATGCCGCCGACGCCTGCTGACATTCACGCCATGCGCGAACGCTGTGCCCCGTTCCTGCCGCTCATCAACCACTGTCGCCAGTGCCGGTCCGACGCCTGCGGGATGCTCGGGGAGGACCGGGACATGGAGACCGAGACGCTCCTCGCACGCGTCGGCGAGGAGTACTGCGACACCGTATAGACCGCCGGAAAGGAAGATCATCATGAAAACGGCTGCCGCCCTGCTGCTTGCGGTGTTCGCGCTGACCGTGGCCCGTCCTGCGTCCGCCGCCGACCCCGCCCTCGTCTCCGCGGCGCTCAGTCTCAAGGCCGCCTTCACCGAGATCGGCGCCCTTGTCGCCTCGGCCGCCGGGGGGCCGCCCGCATTCAACTTCGGCGCTTCGGGGGACCTCGTGGCGCAGATCCGCGGGGGCGCCCCCGTCGACGTCTTCGCCTCGGCTTCCCCCAAGGACATGGACGATCTTGAAAGGTCCGGCATGCTCCGGCCAGGGAGCCGCGTCGACTTCGCGGCCAACGAGCTGGTGCTGGTCGTCCCCGCTGGCGCGGGCGGGCGGATCGCGAGGCTTGCCGATCTCGCCGCTGCGGGCGTCGCCCGGGTGGCCGTTGGCAACGCCGCCACGGTCCCCGCGGGACGCTATGCCGCCGAGGTTCTCGCGAGCGCCGGTTTGACCGCCGCGCTGCAGCCGAAGCTTGTCCCGGCCGAGAACGTGCGCCAGATCCTGGAATGGGTTGCCCGGGGCGACGTCGACGCCGGGATGGTCTATGCGACGGACGCGATGACGAGGCCGGGCGACGTCAGCGTCGCCGCCACGGCGCCGGCGGACAGCCACCAGCCGATCGTGTACCCGGTCGCGCTTCTTGCGTCCGCCCCGCGCCCGGACGCCGGCCGGGCCTTCATCGCCGCGGTGCTCTCTCCGGCCGGCCGGGCCGTCCTCGCCCGCCACGGCTTCAAGCCCGCGGTCGAGACCAGGTAACGGCCCCAGCGCAACACCGGGGGAGAGGCCATGCTCGACCACGCAGCGCTCTCGGCCCTCGCGCTCTCGCTGCGGGTCGCCGCCATCGCGACGGCCCTGGTGGCGCTCGCCGGCATCCCGGCCGGCTACCTCCTCGGCCGTCGCCGATTTCCCGGCCGCGAGCTGCTCGACGCTGCGATCACGCTGCCGCTGGTCCTGCCCCCCACCGTGGTCGGCTACTACCTCATCCTGCTCCTCGGCCGCAACGGGCTTCTTGGCGGCCCACTGCACCGCTGGACGGGCTGGAGCGTGATGTTCACCTGGGAGGCCGCCGTCGTCGCTTCCTTCGTCGTCGCGCTCCCGTTCATGATCAAGACGAGCCGGGCTGCGGTCGAGGCGGTCGACCCCATGTTCGTCGACGCGTCCCGAACCCTCGGCCACTCCGAGTTGTGGACGGCGT contains:
- the nifN gene encoding nitrogenase iron-molybdenum cofactor biosynthesis protein NifN gives rise to the protein MLARAVAHACRPNPLEGVCRQRGGESCAYDGAMIVLGCIADAAHLVHGPIACLGNSWESRGTVTRRGELHRRAYTTDLDELDIVYGAADKLRRAILAVAADASPRAIFVYATCVTGMTGEDVGAACRDAEAQLGLPVIPVEAPGFVGPKNLGNRLAGEVLLARVIGTAEPAVVAPLAVNIIGEYNIAGDLDAIEPLLARAGLAVHARITGNATFEEIRRAHRARLNVLVCGRALVNVARGMERRWNVPFVEGSFFGMTETASTLRAMAAALAGEDSGLPGRVDAVIAEEERRCVEVLAPYAGLAGRRAVLYSGGVKSWSLISALRDLGIETVAVVTKKATFEDERKIRALLGPDVPPVENATPAHLGRLCRERGADVLIAGGRNQYLAIKEGLPFVDVNQERHDAYAGYDGLVALARRIHQAIEFFRRQREGAPPAAPRVAPAVRRDLSVTPLRHSPALGAAMALQGIDRAAVLHHGAQGCTFLAKVLLTKHFREPITLVSTKVFAEDLVLGGPDAVTRTVGDLVARQRPDLVAALTSGLSEVRGDDLGPALRQVDAYGAVVLPVSTPDYAGGLEEGYAAAVRALLTLAERGPESRRRVNILAGPGLTPADAREVRRIVGAFGLEATILPDLGALDGSREGFSPLTSGGTRRAEVRAMGSAACTIALGASLAPAAADLARTCGVPAVSVPLPIGLDATDRFVAALSALCGQEVPERLRRERRVLVDGMRDAMTVFGGLRAALALETDAAVAVASLFSEMGATVTQAVVPTAGAGTLAIRAARVDVGDFAALQPGADLLVAGSHGELPARDIGAAHALWGFPVFERLGHCHRVNVGYRGTLALLNDLGNTSIRASAQIRQDSGTSQRKSLARPGRGRQACSSDPRLRADVDNTRKERTP
- the nifH gene encoding nitrogenase iron protein translates to MRQVAIYGKGGIGKSTTTQNLVAGLAEAGKKVMIVGCDPKADSTRLMLHAKAQTTVMDLARERGSVEDLALEDVLALGYRGVKCTESGGPEPGVGCAGRGVITAINFLEENGAYTDDLDFVFYDVLGDVVCGGFAMPIREKKAQEIYIVTSGEMMAMYAANNICKGIVKYAMSGGVRLGGLICNSRKVDQELELITELARRLGTQMIHFVPRDNVVQRAELKRMTVIEYEPEAAQADEYRTLARKVSENRNFVIPTPLTMDELEELLITYGFLEAEQAKAS
- the nifK gene encoding nitrogenase molybdenum-iron protein subunit beta yields the protein MATAEQTAATAAWIDTVEYKELNFARQALVINPTKACQPLGAFFAAAGFERTLPYEHGSQGCTAYFRNNLSRHFREPFPAVSDSMTEDAAVFGGRANMIEGLKNAHDLYRPGMIAMCTSCMSEVIGDDLKAFIDGAREAGSIPKDFPVAAAHTPSFAGSHLTGYDAMLLAIVETLAAGRHRPEARTAKVNLIPGFDAHVENIRELRRYAALMGADVTVLADNSETFDSPLTGRYELYHGGTTLEEAAESVNAAGTISLQAYTTTKTMAAFKAKYGQKTRAFNYPLGIGGFDAFLAELSAMTGLPVPASVRAERGRAVDAATDAHPYFHGRRLSLFGDPDLMLGLTGFLLEMGAEPVHIVSTNGTSKWKKEMEALLASSPYGASGQVHPGRDLWHLRSLLVTEPVDLLIGNSHGKYAARDAKIPLVRIGFPIVDRVNAQRCATLGYRGAINLITWIANALIEELDRTSDDAHFELLR
- a CDS encoding NifB/NifX family molybdenum-iron cluster-binding protein, with the protein product MKVAFATTDGLLVDEHFGRAGRFALYDFRADGYERLPDMVFTEGRDAAVEATRGAGLEHDRAVEAKVERLGDCRLVYLTQVGGPSAARLTRRGVMPVKVPERTVIPEAAERLMEQIRTSPPPWLRRALADEEARTDNPTGEGAAR
- the nifA gene encoding nif-specific transcriptional activator NifA, with product MSEHKIRELTALYEVARLAAASLDLDATLTAVLRALAEHLEMERGTLTLLDTATGHLAVRASHGLTRSEMRRGLYKVGEGITGRVFASGAPFVVPDIGKEPLFLNRTGSRRDLAKENISFIGVPVAVRGKTIGVLTVDKLFAREVDFEEDIRLLKTVASIVGQAVKLHEMVEAEKAALVEENQLLREEVGKRVSLPNIVGGTKRMQEVFRAAEVVAKSRATVLLRGESGTGKELVAKAVHHLSPRGGGPYVRFNCAAVPEGLLESELFGHEKGAFTGAIGAKKGRFELADGGTIFLDEIGDLPLPLQPKILRVLQEQEFERLGSERTVRVDVRVIAATSRDLERLLAAGQFREDLYYRLNVVPIFIPPLRERREDVPALVDHFARRFGEEAGRAVRFTPAAVAALAAHEWPGNVRELENTIERTVVLSARSLIDAADLKLLATGAPAATATTTGGDAGLPGTVHDIELRMLREALEATRWRQAAAARRLGITPRQIGYRIRKYGLLGPS
- the nifD gene encoding nitrogenase molybdenum-iron protein alpha chain codes for the protein MTRATHTKEAVVEILARYPEKTAKKRAGHIAVKEAPAGEDGGACSTCAVKSNAKSIPGVMTARGCAYAGSKGVVWGPIRDMVHLSHGPVGCGYYSWSTRRNLAQGKPGVDNFVPFQFTSDYQERDIVYGGAQKLEQIGREVRQLFPLARGLSIQSECPIGLIGDDIEAGAKKMQAELGIDVVPVRCEGFRGVSQSLGHHIANDTIRDHVLGKGTLADPGPYDVAIIGDYNIGGDAWASRKILEEMGLRVVTMWSGDGELETMKVTHLAKLTLIHCYRSMNYIARHMEEAYGIPWMEYNFFGPTKIEASLRAIARRFDETIQTKAEEVIARHRPAMDAVIAKYRPRLDGKTVMLYVGGLRPRHVIGAYEDLGMQVVGTGYEFAHADDYQRTFSQVKDGTVIYDDVTAYELEELVKHLRPDLVGSGIKEKYVFQKMGVPFRQMHSWDYSGPYHGYEGFPIFARDMDMAVNSPTWKLVKDPFAA
- a CDS encoding P-II family nitrogen regulator; the protein is MRELLAVIRQEKVGETLDALSAVGVDSVTVHTVHGRGRQGGNIMEEVDPLMRGNVESVSKIWKFPTPSSMAGASTLTKPVCWVPKSLLDIVVSEVPVETVVGAVTRVNRTGRPGDGKIFLLPLENAVRIRTNERGDAAIV
- a CDS encoding P-II family nitrogen regulator; translated protein: MKMIRAIVRPEKEHDVVLALEGAGFPAMTKAHVFGRGKQKGLQVGPVRYDLLPKVLLLLVVNDGDVDTVLGIITDTTKTGFIGDGKIFVSGVDQAVTVRTGEGL
- a CDS encoding radical SAM protein, giving the protein MGMTLSEGSAAAATVTKDVSVIEFHPCFNRGAHTKYGRIHLPVAPRCNVRCGYCVRKFDCVNESRPGVASVVLTPEAAMQRVRAVVERDGRLSVVGVAGPGDPLANDETLRALRLVHAEYPQVTLCLSTNGLLLPERVEELRRLGRLTLTVTVNAVRPGTAARIYRWARLDGVTLHGIDAGMLMVERQWEGLRRADEAGIVTKLNSVLIPGVNDAEIPLIAQRAAGLGVHVMNLTPLIPQGDFAGVMPPTPADIHAMRERCAPFLPLINHCRQCRSDACGMLGEDRDMETETLLARVGEEYCDTV